From a single Streptomyces misionensis genomic region:
- a CDS encoding ArsR/SmtB family transcription factor: MVEAVVTQADTDVLDLGAVLRALGDEHRRAVMIELAADRSDGERTCHSFNLPVSKQTRTYHFRTLRDAGLICETNYGNKKGVRLRRAEIDRRFPGLLDLLAAEFSRVNPAS; encoded by the coding sequence ATGGTGGAAGCGGTCGTGACCCAGGCCGACACCGATGTCCTGGACCTGGGTGCGGTGCTGCGTGCTCTCGGCGACGAACACCGGCGCGCGGTGATGATCGAGCTGGCCGCGGACAGGAGTGACGGTGAGCGCACCTGCCACTCGTTCAATCTTCCCGTGAGCAAGCAGACCAGGACTTACCACTTCCGCACCCTGCGCGACGCCGGGCTGATCTGCGAGACCAACTACGGGAACAAGAAGGGCGTCAGACTTCGCAGAGCGGAGATCGACCGCCGCTTCCCGGGGCTCCTCGACCTGCTCGCCGCGGAGTTCAGCCGGGTCAACCCGGCATCGTGA
- a CDS encoding inositol monophosphatase family protein — protein MNEETETIDEFLTRRAADVEDAIRAAAAAEILPRFRCLTAADVDQKSGPHDLVTDADRLAEKRLTEALGALLPGSVVVGEEAVHADPATYRAIQGDLPVWIVDPVDGTRQFVHGDDGFCTLVALAHRGVVLASWTYAAARGRLATAVRGRGAFLDGERLSAGVPAAGRDLVVATSHPDYTTDAQKRALRPLWTDGVAPRPCGSAGLEYLAVARGELDAVAFSWEAAWDHAAGLLLVEEAGGTHLTRSGEPFRIAGRNALPFTAARDTATAHRLTELLRTAAV, from the coding sequence ATGAACGAAGAGACGGAAACCATCGACGAGTTTCTCACCCGCCGCGCGGCCGACGTGGAAGACGCGATCCGCGCGGCGGCCGCCGCCGAGATCCTGCCCCGCTTCCGCTGCCTCACGGCGGCCGACGTGGACCAGAAGAGCGGCCCGCACGACCTGGTGACCGACGCCGACCGGCTGGCCGAGAAGCGGCTCACCGAGGCGCTCGGCGCGCTGCTGCCCGGCTCGGTCGTGGTCGGCGAGGAGGCGGTGCACGCGGACCCGGCGACGTACCGGGCGATACAGGGCGACCTCCCGGTCTGGATCGTCGACCCGGTCGACGGCACCCGTCAGTTCGTGCACGGCGACGACGGGTTCTGCACCCTGGTCGCGCTCGCCCACCGCGGCGTCGTGCTGGCCTCCTGGACGTACGCCGCGGCGCGCGGCCGGCTCGCCACCGCGGTCCGCGGCCGGGGCGCGTTCCTGGACGGCGAGCGGCTGTCGGCGGGCGTACCGGCGGCCGGCCGGGACCTGGTCGTCGCCACGTCCCACCCCGACTACACCACCGATGCGCAAAAGCGCGCGCTCCGCCCCCTGTGGACGGACGGCGTCGCCCCGCGCCCGTGCGGTTCCGCGGGCCTGGAGTATCTGGCCGTCGCCCGGGGCGAGTTGGACGCCGTGGCGTTCTCCTGGGAGGCGGCCTGGGACCACGCGGCCGGACTGCTGCTGGTCGAGGAGGCGGGCGGCACCCACCTCACCCGCTCCGGCGAACCCTTCCGGATCGCCGGCCGGAACGCCCTGCCCTTCACCGCCGCCCGCGACACGGCCACGGCCCACCGCCTCACGGAGCTGCTGCGCACGGCGGCGGTCTGA
- a CDS encoding phytoene desaturase family protein has protein sequence MPAMLDAVVVGAGPNGLTAAVELARRGFTVAVFEARSTVGGGARTEELTLPGFRHDPCSAAHPLGISSPAFRALPLDRYGLEWLHPELPMAHPFPDGTAAVLARSVAKTAASFGPRDAGAYRRLVEPLVAHWDTLVRDFMSLPSTALPRDPLTLARFGLAGLPPSTWLMRRFKDERVKALFAGLVAHVMAPLDGFATGAIGLVFALAAHAHGWPVARGGSQAISDALTAHLADLGGAVHTDYEVKRLDDLPPARAYVFDTSPAALARIAGFGGYYDRYRYGPGVFKIDYALDGPVPWTAPEARVAGTVQIGASQAEIGTALRAASREGRAPERPFMITVQPGVVDPTRAPEGKQVFWAYGHVPSGWSGDLTDAMERQLERFAPGFRDRVLARAVAGPAELAAHNANYIGGDIACGAASGLQLLLRPRPTLFPYQTPHPAVFICSSATPPGPGVHGMSGHNAARAVWRRLRQT, from the coding sequence GTGCCGGCGATGCTCGATGCGGTCGTGGTGGGGGCGGGGCCGAACGGGCTGACCGCTGCCGTGGAGCTGGCCCGCCGGGGCTTCACCGTGGCCGTGTTCGAGGCGCGGTCCACCGTGGGCGGCGGCGCCCGCACCGAGGAGCTGACCCTGCCCGGGTTCCGGCACGACCCGTGCTCGGCCGCCCATCCGCTCGGCATCAGCTCGCCCGCCTTCCGCGCCCTGCCCCTCGACCGCTACGGCCTCGAATGGCTGCACCCCGAGCTGCCCATGGCCCACCCGTTCCCGGACGGCACCGCCGCGGTGCTGGCCCGCTCGGTCGCCAAGACGGCCGCCTCCTTCGGGCCGCGGGACGCGGGGGCGTACCGCCGACTGGTCGAGCCGCTGGTCGCCCACTGGGACACCCTCGTGCGGGACTTCATGTCGCTGCCGTCGACCGCGCTGCCCCGTGACCCCCTGACCCTCGCCCGCTTCGGCCTCGCCGGGCTGCCGCCGTCCACCTGGCTGATGCGCCGGTTCAAGGACGAACGGGTCAAGGCCCTGTTCGCCGGGCTGGTCGCCCATGTGATGGCCCCGCTGGACGGGTTCGCCACCGGCGCCATCGGCCTGGTCTTCGCGCTGGCCGCGCACGCCCACGGCTGGCCGGTGGCCCGCGGCGGCTCCCAGGCGATCTCCGACGCCCTCACCGCCCACCTCGCGGACCTCGGCGGCGCGGTGCACACGGACTACGAGGTCAAGCGGCTGGACGACCTGCCGCCCGCCCGTGCCTACGTCTTCGACACCTCGCCCGCCGCCCTCGCCCGCATCGCCGGTTTCGGCGGCTATTACGACCGCTACCGCTACGGCCCCGGCGTCTTCAAGATCGACTACGCGCTGGACGGCCCGGTGCCCTGGACCGCGCCGGAGGCCCGCGTCGCCGGCACCGTGCAGATCGGCGCGAGCCAGGCCGAGATCGGCACCGCCCTGCGCGCCGCCTCCCGCGAGGGCCGCGCCCCCGAGCGGCCGTTCATGATCACCGTGCAGCCGGGCGTGGTCGACCCCACCCGCGCCCCCGAGGGCAAGCAGGTCTTCTGGGCGTACGGCCATGTGCCGAGCGGCTGGTCGGGGGATCTCACCGACGCCATGGAACGCCAGCTGGAGCGCTTCGCCCCCGGCTTCCGCGACCGCGTGCTCGCCCGCGCCGTCGCCGGTCCCGCCGAGCTGGCCGCCCACAACGCCAACTACATCGGCGGCGACATCGCCTGCGGCGCGGCCTCCGGACTCCAGCTGCTGCTGCGGCCCCGGCCGACCCTGTTCCCGTACCAGACCCCCCACCCGGCCGTCTTCATCTGCTCGTCCGCCACCCCGCCGGGCCCCGGGGTGCACGGCATGTCCGGGCACAACGCGGCCCGGGCCGTCTGGCGCAGGCTGCGGCAGACATGA
- a CDS encoding MFS transporter — protein MFVLPISIAGTAIALPDISRDLGDSPTALQWVVNGFNVSFALFTLVWGALSDRLGHKRTFMIGSLFILGASVLSVVSPNLYVLDAGRLLAGVGGAAVATGGTALLSNAYSGARRARAFALLGTTVGLGLAAGPTLSGGLVTFVGWQGVFAAAGAISIVALLAGGALPKDHRHPVEGNRKLIDFSPVRNRYFLAVILVPVAGSLGYVTLLTYLPVALSAVLGMSAGQAGVFLLPLTLPVLVAPVLATTLVHRVRRITPMVIINVSLAVLVVGDLGMLLLGPDAPKWTLVLPMVLLGFGWGLPIGLIDGEALAAVPARSAGAAAGVLNFVRLGSEAAAVGVYAAVTAGLLSARVDDPGLARKVSAGGSGAAGAYAEVFHLVVIALALLPLLLAVVINVLHRAHKSPAARTLSAHPDQHQEDPIADQVGTQA, from the coding sequence ATGTTCGTCCTGCCCATCAGCATCGCGGGAACAGCGATCGCCCTTCCCGACATCTCCCGAGACCTGGGCGACTCCCCGACCGCTCTCCAGTGGGTCGTGAATGGGTTCAACGTCTCGTTCGCCCTGTTCACCCTGGTCTGGGGAGCACTCTCCGACCGGCTCGGACACAAGCGCACCTTCATGATCGGTTCCCTGTTCATCCTGGGTGCCTCCGTGCTCAGCGTCGTGTCCCCGAACCTGTACGTTCTCGACGCGGGACGCCTGCTCGCCGGAGTGGGCGGCGCCGCGGTGGCCACCGGTGGCACGGCCCTGCTGTCCAACGCGTATTCCGGTGCCCGGCGCGCTCGTGCCTTCGCTTTGCTGGGCACAACGGTCGGTCTGGGCCTGGCCGCAGGACCGACCCTCTCCGGGGGGCTGGTGACGTTCGTCGGGTGGCAGGGCGTCTTCGCCGCCGCCGGTGCCATCTCGATCGTGGCCCTGCTGGCCGGTGGTGCCCTGCCGAAGGACCACAGGCACCCTGTGGAGGGCAACCGCAAGCTGATCGACTTCTCACCGGTCCGCAACCGGTACTTCCTGGCCGTCATCCTGGTGCCGGTCGCGGGGTCCCTGGGCTACGTGACCCTGCTGACCTATCTGCCCGTCGCGCTGAGCGCGGTCCTCGGCATGAGTGCCGGCCAGGCCGGCGTGTTCCTCCTGCCCCTGACGCTGCCGGTGCTCGTCGCTCCGGTCCTCGCCACGACACTGGTCCACCGCGTACGCCGGATCACCCCCATGGTGATCATCAACGTGTCGCTCGCCGTGCTCGTCGTCGGTGATCTCGGCATGCTGCTCCTCGGCCCCGACGCCCCGAAGTGGACCCTTGTGCTCCCCATGGTCCTCCTGGGATTCGGCTGGGGTCTCCCGATCGGCCTCATCGACGGGGAGGCCCTCGCCGCCGTGCCCGCCCGTAGTGCGGGGGCCGCGGCCGGTGTGCTGAACTTCGTCCGTCTGGGCAGTGAGGCGGCCGCCGTAGGGGTCTACGCCGCGGTGACGGCCGGACTCCTGTCCGCCCGCGTCGACGATCCCGGCCTCGCCCGGAAAGTCTCGGCAGGTGGCAGCGGAGCCGCCGGGGCCTACGCGGAGGTCTTCCATCTCGTGGTGATCGCGTTGGCGCTCCTGCCCCTGCTGCTGGCCGTGGTCATCAACGTGCTCCACCGGGCGCACAAGAGCCCGGCTGCGCGCACCCTGTCGGCCCACCCGGACCAGCACCAGGAAGACCCGATCGCCGATCAGGTCGGCACACAGGCGTGA
- a CDS encoding LLM class flavin-dependent oxidoreductase gives MRKRLGLLSFGHHQHTPGSQAGGATEALTQHIDIAVGAERLGFDGAWVRVHHYQRQFASPWALLAATAARTRRMELGTAVIDMRYENPLMMAELAAAADLISGGRLQLGLSRGSQEPALRGYEAFGHHPGPTDDSRAGDMARAHTERFRAAIAGAPMAMSDPAETGATVPLSIEPRSGTLPQRIWWGSATRQSAQWTGEQGMHLLSSTLLSEDTGVPFAQLQTEQIELFRDAWHRAGHPGTPRVAVVRSILPIVSDRDRALFGAAAAQGSREHVGVLGGAVSRFGKSFIGEPDTVVEALSKDEAVRTADTLLVTIPNLLGSDENLRILENIAEHIAPAALGWSRSR, from the coding sequence ATGAGGAAGCGGCTCGGACTGCTCTCTTTCGGACACCACCAGCACACGCCCGGCTCACAGGCCGGCGGCGCGACCGAAGCGTTGACCCAGCACATCGACATCGCCGTCGGCGCCGAGCGCCTCGGCTTCGACGGCGCCTGGGTCCGCGTGCACCACTACCAGCGGCAGTTCGCCAGCCCCTGGGCACTGCTGGCGGCGACGGCGGCGCGGACGCGGCGGATGGAACTCGGAACCGCCGTCATAGACATGCGCTACGAGAACCCGCTCATGATGGCCGAACTCGCCGCCGCCGCCGACCTCATCAGCGGCGGCCGCCTGCAACTCGGCCTGAGCCGGGGGTCACAGGAACCCGCTCTGCGGGGCTACGAAGCCTTCGGCCACCACCCCGGCCCCACCGACGATTCCCGCGCTGGGGACATGGCACGGGCACACACGGAGCGTTTCAGGGCGGCGATCGCGGGGGCCCCGATGGCGATGAGCGACCCCGCGGAAACCGGTGCCACCGTGCCGCTCTCGATCGAACCCCGATCCGGCACCCTGCCCCAGCGGATCTGGTGGGGCTCGGCCACACGACAGAGCGCCCAGTGGACCGGAGAACAAGGGATGCACTTGCTGAGCAGCACGCTGCTCTCCGAGGACACCGGGGTCCCGTTCGCACAGCTGCAGACGGAACAGATCGAGCTCTTCCGCGACGCCTGGCACCGCGCGGGCCATCCGGGAACACCCAGGGTGGCGGTGGTACGCAGCATCCTGCCCATCGTCTCGGACCGCGACCGCGCCCTGTTCGGTGCGGCCGCCGCACAGGGGTCGAGAGAACACGTCGGCGTTCTGGGCGGAGCCGTGTCGCGGTTCGGCAAGAGCTTCATCGGGGAGCCCGACACGGTGGTGGAGGCTCTGTCGAAGGACGAAGCGGTACGCACCGCGGACACCCTGCTGGTCACCATCCCCAACCTCCTCGGAAGCGACGAGAACCTCCGGATCCTGGAGAACATCGCCGAGCACATCGCCCCGGCGGCCCTCGGCTGGAGCCGGAGCCGCTGA
- a CDS encoding ArsR/SmtB family transcription factor produces MAGINLVGPEVDALDLGAVIRALADEHRRSVVTELAADRSDSERGCNSFNLPISKQTQTHHFRVLREAGLIDEIDYGNRKGIRLRRVDIEKRFPRLLALLGAESPGGTAPR; encoded by the coding sequence GTGGCCGGGATCAACCTGGTCGGCCCCGAGGTCGATGCGCTCGATCTGGGTGCGGTGATTCGCGCCCTCGCCGACGAGCACCGTCGTTCGGTGGTGACGGAGTTGGCCGCCGACCGCAGCGACAGCGAGCGGGGCTGCAACTCGTTCAATCTTCCGATCTCGAAGCAGACCCAGACCCACCACTTCCGGGTCCTGCGCGAAGCAGGTCTTATCGATGAGATCGACTACGGCAACCGCAAGGGCATCCGACTGCGACGCGTGGACATCGAGAAGAGATTCCCCCGGCTGCTCGCACTCCTGGGCGCAGAGTCCCCGGGCGGTACTGCTCCTCGCTGA
- a CDS encoding gamma-glutamyltransferase family protein has translation MFTTRPTLQGTFGMVSSTHWLASQSAMAVLEDGGNAFDAAVAGAFVLHVVEPHLNGPAGEVPILLAPAGGRVRVLCGQGVAPAGASAARYRDLGLDLVPGTGPLAAAVPGAFDAWLLLLRDHGTKSLDDVLKYAIGYAEHGHPTVDNVGAAVDTVRTLFETEWTSSAAVYLPGGRAPRPGERLRNPALAATWRRLLAETARAGDREARIDAAREVWRSGFIAEALVRQSRRPTLDTSGERHTGTLTGDDLAGWSASYEDPVTYDWHGWTVCKAGPWSQGPAFLQQLALLPGELPAYGSADYVHLLIEGCKLAMADREAWYGDAAEVPVAALLSDAYNAGRRGLIGAEASYELRPGSPGGRTPRLPAWAHAPVPDGTRGVDPMGAGEPTVAEVPERPRASGDGAAPDGIATGRAGTGPDNIATGPDGATRGDTCHLDVVDRWGNMIAATPSGGWLQSNPVVPELGFPLGTRLQMAWLEEGLPNTLTPGRRPRTTLTPSLALRDGVPVMAFGTPGGDQQDQWQPHFFLAVALRAPVRGGLDLQGAIDAPNWHNDGFPSSFYPRGHQPGAVTVESRMPAGVVAELRRRGHDITLGPAWSEGRLCAVARDPETGVLSAAANPRGMQGYAVGR, from the coding sequence ATGTTCACCACCCGTCCCACCCTCCAGGGCACCTTCGGCATGGTGTCCTCCACGCACTGGCTGGCCTCCCAGTCGGCGATGGCCGTGCTGGAGGACGGGGGGAACGCGTTCGACGCGGCGGTGGCCGGGGCGTTCGTGCTCCATGTCGTGGAGCCGCATCTGAACGGGCCCGCGGGCGAGGTGCCGATCCTGCTGGCGCCGGCCGGGGGACGGGTGCGGGTGCTGTGCGGCCAGGGGGTGGCCCCGGCGGGTGCCTCCGCCGCCCGTTACCGGGATCTCGGGCTGGACCTCGTCCCCGGCACCGGACCCCTCGCGGCCGCCGTGCCCGGAGCCTTCGACGCCTGGCTGCTGCTCCTGCGCGACCACGGCACCAAGTCCCTCGACGACGTGCTGAAGTACGCGATCGGCTACGCCGAACACGGGCACCCGACGGTCGACAACGTCGGCGCGGCCGTCGACACCGTACGGACGCTCTTCGAGACCGAGTGGACCTCGTCCGCCGCCGTGTACCTGCCCGGCGGGCGCGCGCCCCGCCCCGGTGAACGGCTGCGCAACCCCGCCCTCGCCGCCACCTGGCGCCGGCTGCTCGCCGAGACCGCGCGGGCCGGCGACCGGGAGGCCCGCATCGACGCCGCGCGCGAGGTGTGGCGCTCGGGATTCATCGCCGAGGCCCTGGTCCGGCAGTCCCGGCGGCCCACCCTGGACACCAGCGGCGAGCGGCACACCGGCACGCTCACCGGGGACGACCTGGCCGGCTGGTCGGCGTCGTACGAGGACCCGGTGACGTACGACTGGCACGGCTGGACCGTCTGCAAGGCCGGCCCCTGGAGCCAGGGCCCCGCCTTCCTCCAGCAACTCGCCCTGCTCCCGGGGGAGTTGCCCGCGTACGGCTCCGCCGACTACGTGCACCTGCTCATCGAGGGCTGCAAACTCGCCATGGCCGACCGGGAGGCCTGGTACGGCGACGCCGCCGAGGTGCCCGTCGCCGCGCTGCTGTCGGACGCCTACAACGCCGGGCGGCGGGGCCTGATCGGAGCCGAGGCGTCGTACGAACTGCGTCCCGGCAGTCCCGGCGGGCGCACCCCGCGGCTGCCCGCGTGGGCGCACGCGCCCGTACCGGACGGCACCCGGGGCGTCGACCCGATGGGGGCGGGGGAGCCGACCGTCGCGGAGGTCCCCGAACGGCCCCGGGCGAGCGGCGACGGCGCCGCCCCCGACGGCATCGCGACCGGCCGCGCGGGCACCGGTCCCGACAACATCGCGACCGGCCCCGACGGCGCCACCCGCGGCGACACCTGCCACCTCGACGTCGTCGACCGCTGGGGCAACATGATCGCGGCCACCCCCAGCGGCGGCTGGCTCCAGTCCAACCCCGTCGTCCCGGAACTGGGTTTCCCGCTCGGCACCCGGTTGCAGATGGCCTGGCTGGAGGAGGGCCTGCCCAACACCCTCACCCCCGGCCGCCGCCCCCGTACGACCCTCACCCCGTCCCTCGCGCTGCGCGACGGCGTGCCGGTGATGGCGTTCGGCACGCCCGGCGGCGACCAGCAGGACCAGTGGCAGCCGCACTTCTTCCTCGCCGTCGCGCTGCGCGCCCCCGTCCGCGGCGGCCTCGACCTCCAGGGCGCCATCGACGCCCCGAACTGGCACAACGACGGCTTCCCCAGCTCCTTCTACCCGCGCGGCCACCAACCCGGCGCCGTGACCGTGGAGTCCCGGATGCCCGCCGGGGTCGTCGCCGAACTGCGCCGCCGTGGCCACGACATCACGCTCGGGCCCGCCTGGTCCGAGGGCCGGCTGTGCGCGGTCGCCCGCGACCCGGAGACCGGTGTGCTGTCGGCGGCCGCCAACCCGCGGGGCATGCAGGGGTATGCGGTGGGCCGGTGA
- a CDS encoding FAD-dependent monooxygenase encodes MKKPEVLIVGAGIAGPALAYWLSRNGFRPTVVEHARQLRSGGSAVVVKGPAIPVADRMGILPQLRGLATRNRSLTLLDPDGRRILQLPLTSDKAPTVEVTRADLSEVLYRSAQTEAEFLFDDTVTALDQDESGVDVTFRRSAPRRFDLVVGADGMHSTVRRLVFGPERQFASDLGLYGATVPLEPDAIEDPTEMTMLTVPNRMLVLHPSRTTPLAIFTFRAAQPAPHDRKNIALHKQTVADAYADVRWRAPELVAAFLDHPAPFFDPLTTVRLPSWSRGRVVLLGDAAAATSLLGDGSSMAMAGAYALAEELSAHPGDHARAFAAYESRLRREVGPRQRRVGLLSRLMVPRTRPGLAVRNAVGRVVGRTRA; translated from the coding sequence ATGAAGAAGCCCGAGGTGCTGATAGTCGGTGCCGGAATCGCAGGGCCCGCACTCGCATACTGGCTCTCCCGGAATGGATTCCGGCCGACGGTCGTCGAACACGCCCGGCAGCTGCGCTCCGGTGGTAGCGCGGTGGTCGTGAAGGGGCCCGCGATCCCGGTCGCCGACCGCATGGGCATCCTTCCGCAGCTCCGCGGGCTCGCCACCCGCAATCGATCGCTGACCCTGCTCGACCCCGACGGCAGGCGGATCCTGCAACTCCCGCTCACCTCGGACAAGGCGCCGACGGTCGAGGTGACCCGGGCCGACCTGTCCGAGGTGCTCTACCGGTCGGCGCAGACCGAGGCCGAGTTCCTGTTCGACGACACGGTCACCGCTCTCGACCAGGATGAAAGCGGGGTGGACGTCACCTTCCGGCGGTCCGCGCCACGGCGCTTCGACTTGGTGGTCGGTGCCGACGGGATGCACTCCACCGTACGGCGCCTGGTATTCGGCCCCGAGCGGCAGTTCGCGAGCGACCTGGGCCTGTACGGCGCGACCGTCCCGTTGGAACCCGACGCCATCGAGGACCCGACCGAGATGACGATGCTGACCGTGCCGAACCGGATGCTGGTCCTCCACCCTTCGCGGACGACTCCACTCGCGATCTTCACCTTCCGGGCCGCACAGCCGGCGCCCCACGACCGCAAGAACATCGCCCTTCACAAGCAGACCGTGGCCGACGCCTACGCCGACGTGCGGTGGCGGGCACCGGAACTCGTGGCGGCGTTCCTCGACCACCCGGCTCCGTTCTTCGACCCCCTGACCACCGTCCGGCTGCCCTCATGGTCCCGCGGACGGGTCGTACTGCTCGGGGACGCGGCGGCGGCGACATCCCTGCTGGGCGACGGGTCCAGCATGGCGATGGCGGGCGCGTACGCCCTCGCAGAAGAGCTCTCCGCCCACCCCGGTGATCACGCCCGCGCCTTCGCCGCCTACGAGTCGCGGCTCCGCCGTGAGGTAGGCCCGCGGCAGCGACGCGTCGGTCTGCTCTCCAGGCTCATGGTGCCCCGCACCCGACCGGGCCTCGCGGTGCGCAACGCCGTGGGCCGCGTGGTCGGTCGCACGCGGGCCTGA
- a CDS encoding MarR family winged helix-turn-helix transcriptional regulator, with the protein MTGPDTPLPPDELADRLTEVFALVGPLYRRVHRKVEQAEPIEGLSVGVRAVLDLLHLHGPMTVPQLGRAQTLSRQFVQRMVNDAAARHLVEAVPNPAHQRSSLIRLTADGTAAITAVHTREHAALRQVGGDLTGADVDACVRVLTRMLALFDEADVP; encoded by the coding sequence ATGACAGGCCCCGACACCCCGCTGCCGCCCGACGAGCTGGCCGACCGACTGACGGAGGTGTTCGCGCTGGTGGGGCCGCTGTACCGGCGGGTGCACCGCAAGGTGGAGCAGGCCGAGCCGATCGAAGGGCTGTCCGTCGGCGTGCGCGCCGTCCTCGATCTGCTGCACCTACACGGCCCCATGACCGTCCCTCAGCTGGGCCGCGCCCAGACGCTCAGCCGGCAGTTCGTGCAGCGCATGGTCAACGATGCCGCCGCCCGGCACCTGGTCGAGGCCGTCCCCAACCCCGCCCATCAGCGGTCCTCGCTGATCCGGCTGACCGCCGACGGCACGGCGGCCATCACCGCGGTGCACACCCGCGAACACGCGGCCCTGCGACAGGTGGGCGGCGACCTCACCGGCGCCGACGTGGACGCGTGCGTACGCGTCCTGACCCGGATGCTCGCGCTCTTCGACGAAGCGGACGTGCCCTAG